CGGTCTCAGGCTGCGGTCGCCTTTAGCATCGGTCAGGGCGCCAGCCACTACCAGGCCTTTTTCCTGAGCCTGCAGAATCCATTTCTTAAGACGCTCCTGGTAGTTAGTCCCGTACTCCTTGTCCATTTCATAAGTTACGTTCCACATTACGTTTAAGGCGTTCCAGCCAACACACAGGCCGCCAGCGCAGGTACCGGTCACGCGGTACATGGCGCGCTTTAACTTGGCGTTGTACATGATCTCTTCAAGGTTAGTCATCATTGAAGTCCAGCGGTGTATCTTTTCCCCGGTAAAGGACGACACAGTTGTGAAGATGTCGGCATACTCAGAATCATGGGACATGTCAAAGGCACGGGCGTGGCTTTCCACAGTCCGGCGGGTAGCCGGGTGGGTAGTCACGTCTTTAATAAGTTCCCCGAACTTGTAAACATTCGGCCGCATCGCCTTTAATGATTTTAAATAATCTTCTCTGGTTTTCAGTGCCATTTTCTTTTACCCCCTGCTCAAATTTTTTTAACAGTCTCAAACACTCTTGCTTTTCAAGCTTTAGTTAACGCCTGCCCTTTGCCAGTATCTCTTCCTTGATTCCCATCGGTGCATCCCTGAATATACGGGGATCCATCAGTTTGAGATCGGGAGCTATTAACGGCTTGAACTCCATCTGTCCCAGAACGTCTCTTTCCAGATCCACTCCGGGCGCAATTTCGGTCAGGGTCACTCCCTCCGGCCGGAGTTCGAACACAGCCCGCTCGGTTACATACTTGATCTTCTGACCGCTTGATCGGCCGTAGTCGCCGCTAAATGTGATATGCTCCACTTTCTTGACAAACTTCTTGATCTTGCCTTCATTGACGATTTTCAGCTGCCCGTCGTTAATCTCAAGCTTCAAACCGCCGGCCGTCATGGTTCCGCAAAACACCACTGTTCCGGTGCTCTGGGTGATGTTTATGAAACCGCCCGCCCCGGCAATGCGCGGGCCAAACTTGCTTACGTTGACATTTCCGTACTGGTCCATTTCCGCCATTCCCAGCACTGCCAGGTCAAGCCCGCCCCCGTCGTAAAAGTCGAACATATTGGGGTGGTCGACCATTGCCTCCGGATTGACGGCGGTTCCGAAATACACGCCGCTCAACGGCACCCCGCCAATTACTCCCGGTTCCACTGTCATTGTCATGTTGCCGCTGATGCTCTCTTCAGCCGCCACTGCCCCGACGCCTTCCGGCATGCCGATGCCCAGATTGACAACAGCATCAGGAATCAGTTCCATGGCGCACCTCCGGCAAATGACCTTCCTCTCATTAAGAGGCAGGGGCTTTACGGCGCTTAAAGGCACTTTGACTTCTCCGCTGAGGCTGGGGTTGTAAGGCTCACCCATCGGAACCTGCCAGTGGTTCTCAGGCTTGGCCACAACCACCGCGTCCACTACAACCTTTGGTACTTTGACCATCATCGGGTGCAGCGACCCGGCCCTCGCCACCCTCTCCACCTGGACGATCACCTTGCCGCCTGAAGCTTTGGCCGCCAGCGCCAGGGCCAGGAACTCCAAGGCTATGCCCTCTTTTTCGATGGATATGTTGCCCAACTCGTCCGCCGTTGTTCCTCTTATGATCGCCACGTTTATAG
The window above is part of the Pelotomaculum thermopropionicum SI genome. Proteins encoded here:
- a CDS encoding acyl CoA:acetate/3-ketoacid CoA transferase, yielding MAVFMTAEEAAKLIKNGDTVATSGFVGMGHPEEISKAVEKRFLETGEPRDITLAFGASQNDGKSNWGLNRWAKEGLLKKVVSGHWGLQPDLIRMAVENKIEAYNLPQGVMMHLFRAIAGKKPGIITHVGLRTFVDPRETGGRLNDISHEEYVRLIEIDGKEYLFYKAFPINVAIIRGTTADELGNISIEKEGIALEFLALALAAKASGGKVIVQVERVARAGSLHPMMVKVPKVVVDAVVVAKPENHWQVPMGEPYNPSLSGEVKVPLSAVKPLPLNERKVICRRCAMELIPDAVVNLGIGMPEGVGAVAAEESISGNMTMTVEPGVIGGVPLSGVYFGTAVNPEAMVDHPNMFDFYDGGGLDLAVLGMAEMDQYGNVNVSKFGPRIAGAGGFINITQSTGTVVFCGTMTAGGLKLEINDGQLKIVNEGKIKKFVKKVEHITFSGDYGRSSGQKIKYVTERAVFELRPEGVTLTEIAPGVDLERDVLGQMEFKPLIAPDLKLMDPRIFRDAPMGIKEEILAKGRR